The Thermus brockianus genome window below encodes:
- the erpA gene encoding iron-sulfur cluster insertion protein ErpA, which yields MVETQEAVIRITPLAAEKAKEILARYNKEHAAIRVYIKSGGCSGFQYGMAVDERELEGDTLVEMHGVRLVVDPMSLPYLVGSEIDWVESLMGGGFTVHNPNAASTCGCGHSFRTKDQEGEARTCGH from the coding sequence ATGGTAGAAACGCAGGAAGCGGTTATCCGCATCACCCCGCTGGCGGCGGAAAAGGCCAAGGAGATCCTGGCCCGCTACAACAAGGAGCACGCGGCCATCCGGGTCTACATCAAGTCCGGCGGGTGCTCGGGCTTCCAGTACGGCATGGCCGTGGACGAGAGGGAGCTCGAGGGGGATACCCTCGTGGAGATGCACGGGGTGCGCCTGGTGGTGGACCCCATGTCCCTGCCCTACCTGGTGGGCTCGGAGATCGACTGGGTGGAAAGCCTCATGGGCGGTGGGTTCACCGTGCACAACCCCAACGCCGCCAGCACCTGCGGTTGCGGCCACTCCTTCCGCACCAAGGACCAGGAAGGGGAGGCCCGTACCTGCGGCCACTGA
- a CDS encoding mechanosensitive ion channel family protein has product MFWHLVVVLVLVGVLGHLGGRLSAALAQAVPGSRDDAFFRLLGFLWWGFLAVAGASYLVHALGLPHEPFRTWGESLVRWAGAKGVAALGALALTYLGYRLTPFLLGQLPVPETGEHTREAVRRKTLRAVAESALRVGILVLGGLFFLSNLGLNVTALLAGAGVAGLAVSFAAQNLIRDFINGFFILLEDQYGVGDIVQIGNVGGQVERFTLRITVLRDLEGRVHFFPNSEVRQVTVLTQEWSRAVVDVGVAYKEDIDRVLRVFQDEVERFHQDPEWQERFTSPPEVLGVQALGDSSVVIRVLFNTKPAQQWAVAREFRRRIKKRLDQEGIEIPYPHQKLYFGEPLRLERV; this is encoded by the coding sequence ATGTTCTGGCACCTGGTGGTGGTTTTGGTGCTGGTGGGGGTCCTGGGCCACCTGGGGGGAAGGCTCTCCGCCGCCTTGGCCCAAGCGGTGCCCGGAAGCCGGGACGACGCCTTTTTCCGGCTTTTGGGCTTCCTTTGGTGGGGGTTTTTGGCCGTGGCGGGGGCTTCTTACCTGGTCCACGCCCTGGGGCTTCCCCACGAGCCCTTCCGCACCTGGGGCGAAAGCCTAGTGCGCTGGGCCGGGGCCAAGGGAGTGGCGGCCCTAGGTGCCCTGGCCCTCACCTATTTGGGCTACCGCCTCACCCCTTTCCTCCTCGGCCAGCTCCCCGTGCCGGAAACAGGGGAGCACACCCGGGAGGCGGTCCGGCGGAAAACCCTCAGGGCCGTAGCCGAATCCGCCTTGCGGGTGGGCATCCTGGTCTTGGGAGGGCTCTTCTTTCTCTCCAACCTGGGCCTCAACGTCACCGCCCTCCTGGCGGGGGCCGGGGTGGCGGGGCTTGCGGTGAGCTTCGCGGCGCAGAACCTGATCCGCGACTTCATCAACGGCTTTTTCATCCTCCTAGAGGACCAGTACGGGGTGGGGGATATCGTCCAGATCGGCAATGTGGGGGGACAGGTGGAGCGCTTCACCCTAAGGATCACGGTCCTGAGGGACCTCGAGGGCCGCGTCCACTTCTTCCCCAACTCCGAGGTGCGCCAGGTCACCGTCCTCACCCAGGAGTGGAGCCGGGCCGTGGTGGACGTGGGTGTGGCCTACAAGGAAGACATTGACCGGGTCCTTAGGGTCTTCCAGGACGAGGTGGAGCGCTTCCACCAAGACCCCGAGTGGCAGGAGCGCTTCACCTCCCCTCCCGAGGTCTTGGGCGTGCAGGCCCTGGGGGACTCCTCGGTCGTGATCCGCGTCCTCTTCAACACCAAGCCCGCCCAGCAGTGGGCCGTGGCCCGGGAGTTCCGCCGCCGCATCAAAAAGCGCCTGGACCAGGAGGGGATAGAAATTCCCTACCCCCACCAGAAGCTCTACTTTGGAGAACCCTTGCGGCTAGAGAGGGTGTAG